Proteins from one Coregonus clupeaformis isolate EN_2021a chromosome 25, ASM2061545v1, whole genome shotgun sequence genomic window:
- the LOC121539240 gene encoding cytochrome P450 1B1-like: protein MALLDTEFEVKGSSIIREWSGQVQPALVVSLVFLFCLEACLWVRNLRLKRRLPGPFAWPVVGNAMQLGQMPHITFSKLAKKYGNVYQIRLGCNNIVVLNGDTAIREALVQHSTEFAGRPDFVSFRMISGGRSMTFTNYSKQWKMHRRIAQSTIRAFSSANSQTKKAFEQHVLGESMDLVQVFLRMSAEARYFNPAHEFTVAAANVICALCFGKRYGHDDIEFRTLLGRMDKFGETVGAGSLVDVMPWLQNFPNPVRSVYQNFKRINEEFFAFVKDKVVQHRETFNPDVTRDMSDAIINVIEHGKDSGLTKDFTEGTVTDLIGAGQDTMSTVLQWILLLLIKYPNIQTKLQEQIDKVVGRDRLPCIEDKASLAYLDAVIYETMRYTSFVPLTIPHSTTSDVTIEGFHIPKDTVVFINQWSVNHDPLKWKDPHLFDPSRFLDENGALDKDLTNSVMIFSTGKRRCIGDQIAKVEIFLFTAILLHQCTFESNPSEALTLDCSYGLALKPLHYTITTKLRGKLLGLVSPA from the coding sequence ATGGCACTGCTGGACACAGAGTTTGAGGTGAAGGGCAGCAGCATCATCAGGGAGTGGAGTGGACAGGTCCAGCCAGCGCTGGTCGTCTCCTTGGTTTTCCTCTTCTGTCTAGAAGCCTGTCTGTGGGTCAGGAATCTCAGACTCAAGAGAAGGTTGCCAGGACCTTTTGCCTGGCCAGTGGTGGGCAATGCCATGCAGCTGGGGCAGATGCCTCATATCACCTTCTCCAAGCTGGCAAAGAAGTACGGCAACGTGTATCAGATAAGACTGGGCTGCAACAACATAGTGGTGCTCAATGGAGACACAGCAATACGAGAAGCCTTGGTTCAACACAGCACAGAGTTTGCAGGCAGACCCGACTTTGTGTCTTTTCGGATGATTTCAGGAGGCAGGAGCATGACATTCACGAACTACAGCAAACAGTGGAAAATGCACCGGAGAATTGCACAATCTACCATTAGAGCTTTCTCCTCAGCAAACAGCCAGACCAAGAAAGCATTTGAGCAGCATGTTTTAGGAGAATCTATGGATCTTGTGCAGGTATTTCTGAGAATGAGTGCAGAAGCACGATATTTTAATCCCGCTCATGAATTTACAGTAGCTGCTGCAAATGTAATCTGTGCCCTGTGCTTTGGAAAACGTTATGGCCATGATGACATTGAGTTTAGAACTCTCCTAGGCAGAATGGACAAGTTTGGAGAGACGGTGGGGGCTGGCAGCTTGGTGGATGTCATGCCCTGGCTTCAGAATTTCCCAAATCCTGTCCGCAGCGTCTACCAGAATTTCAAACGCATAAATGAGGAGTTTTTTGCCTTTGTGAAAGACAAAGTGGTGCAGCACAGAGAAACCTTCAACCCTGATGTGACGCGtgacatgagtgatgctatcattAACGTGATCGAGCACGGAAAGGACAGTGGACTGACCAAAGACTTCACAGAAGGAACAGTCACAGACCTTATTGGTGCCGGCCAAGACACAATGTCAACCGTTTTACAATGGATTCTGCTGCTTTTGATCAAATACCCCAACATCCAAACCAAACTGCAGGAGCAGATTGACAAAGTGGTAGGCCGTGACAGGCTGCCCTGTATTGAGGACAAAGCCAGCCTGGCTTACCTAGATGCTGTTATCTATGAGACCATGCGCTACACCAGCTTTGTACCCCTCACCATCCCCCACTCCACCACCTCAGATGTCACCATCGAAGGCTTCCACATCCCCAAAGACACAGTGGTCTTCATCAACCAGTGGTCTGTCAACCACGACCCTTTAAAGTGGAAGGACCCACATCTCTTTGACCCTTCACGGTTCCTAGATGAAAATGGTGCCCTTGACAAGGACCTAACTAACAGCGTCATGATCTTCTCCACTGGTAAGAGGCGATGTATTGGCGACCAGATCGCCAAGGTGGAAATCTTTTTATTTACAGCCATCTTGCTTCATCAGTGTACCTTTGAGAGCAACCCCTCAGAGGCCCTGACCCTTGACTGTTCCTATGGGCTCGCACTGAAGCCCCTGCACTACACCATCACAACCAAACTCAGGGGGAAGCTGCTCGGTCTGGTATCACCTGCCTAA